GCTGTTCGGCGGCCGGCTGGCGCCCGTCGTGTTCGTCTTCCTTCGAAAGCCGGGCATGCGGGGGGCCTTCCGGTCCGCGGCGTGGAAGCGGCGGGGGAAGGGCGGTGCTGCTGGAAGTGGCGGGGCGGTGGACACCGCGGACGAGATCGCTCTGAACCCGGATTACCTCCTCGACCACGACGCGGTCGAGGTGCTCGGCACGCTCGTGCACGAGCAGGTCCACCAGTTCCAAGTACTGACGGGCACGCCGTCGCGACCGACGTACCACAACGCCGAGTGGGCCGACATGGCCGAGGCGGTCGGGCTCCGCCCGACGGCGACGGGCGCGGTCGGCGGGGCCCGGGTGGGTCAGAAGATGGAGCACCTCGTCGAGCCGGGGGGGCGCTTCGAGGCGTCCGCCGAGCGGCTGCTCGCTGCCGGCTGGGACCTCTGCTGGGAGGCGCGGGCGACCGGATCTGGAGCCGCTGCCCCGGAGGGCGAAAACGCTGGGGCGGAGCCGGCAGTCGAGCCGCCGGTCTCCAGCAAGCTCGCCTACTTCTGCCCCGCGTGTGGACTGCGGGCGTGGGCGAAGCCCAAGACGAACCTCATGTGCGGTGACTGCCTCCGTCACCTCAAGGTCGACATCGACTGAGCGGACGGCTTGGCTCAGCCGCGGAGGCAAGCGTTGCACTTGCAGGTCCCGGTGGCCGGGTCGTGCATCCACCAGTCGTTGGTCATCCGACCGCACAGGAGGCACTTCGCAACGCGTTCCTTCCGCGTCGGCTCGCGCCGCACAGGCGCTGCCGGCGGCGGGGCGGTGAGTCCCACGCGACGCTGCAACGATGCTCGGCGTGCCGCTTCCATCGCCGCCTCGCGTTTCTGCACCTCCTGCAGGTGCGCCTCGATCTCCACGGCCATCCGCTCCCGCCACGCCCGGTAGCGGGAGTGCTCGCCGGGGTGGAGCGGGCGACCGTCCGAGGGCCGCATCTCCATCTCCACCAGCGGGTTCACCAAGACGAAGGCGCGGGCGTCTCGCTCCCACGGCCGGAGCGGCCGCCTGAAGCGCAGCGAGACGACGCTCCAATCAGATGGGTGGCCGCTGGGTTTGTCCACCGACGGGATCAGGTAGCTCGATCCCGCCCCGGCCGTCCCGCGAGGCGACGCGGGGTCGTCGTACGCGGCCTCCTCTTCGGTGCGCAGGAACAAGGGCTGGGCCTCGACGTGGGGCTCGACCATCCAGACCTCCTGCGGGGAGAGCTGAACATTGACCTCTTCGCCGTCGATCAGGGGATCTTCGGGTTCCACGCGGACGCCGTCTCGGAGTGGGCGGAAGCGGCGGTCGATGCCCATGCGAACAAGCCGGCGGCCGCCACGCTGGAACGCGTCCCAAGCGTCGCGGAGTTCCCAGTCGAGACGCTTCCGTATCAGCAGGTGGTGGTGGGATCGCCGCCCATCGGGATCTTGCAACCGGACATCGACCGGCAGCGGTCCGGCGGTGGTTTCTACTTCCACGTGCACCTGGTCCCGCCAGCCGGCAAACTTCCCGCCGGACGCTTTGACCTTGCCCTTAAGCCACCAGCACAGGGCGGTCTGCGCCGCGGCGAGAACGGCGTTGTCCTTTCGTGCGTACCGGCAGGTCAGTTCTCCGGGCGGGTGGGCGAAGTGGGCGCAGACTCTTCGCCCTCGCTTGAAGCGGAGCGCGACGCCGCACCCCTCGTCTGGGCAGACAATCTCGTCGGCGGCACACGCTCGACGTAGCTCCAGCTCGACGGGGTCGTGGCCCCGTTCGCCCGGCTCGCCGTGCCCGACCGGCACGCTCTGGGGGTGGATGTCCACCGTTTGAACCCGTTCGCCGGTCGAGGCTCGGATGGCGAACAGCACGTCAGACGCTACCTCTTCTTGGTCCGGCTGCCGAACCAGCGGGGTGTCGGGGCAGAGCCCTGACCGCGCGGCGGAGCGTCAGCGACGCCGCGCGCGGCCGCGGAAAGCGGACCGGACCCTGGCCTGCGGTCCCGCCTCACCCCGCCGCCCGGATGCTCACGCTCCCCTGCGAGGCGACGACGATGTGGTCGAGTACCTCCACCCCCAGCGTCCGGCCCGCCGCTTCCAGGCGTCGCGTCACGGCGTGGTCTTCGGGGCTCGGGCTCGGGTCTCCGCTTGGGTGGTTGTGCACGAGCAGGACCGCCGCGGCCGCGTCTCTGAGCGTCGGCCGGAAGACCTCCCGCGGGTGCACAAGGCTCGCGTCCAGCGTGCCCACCGTCACCCGGTGCGTGCCGATGACATGGTGCCGCGTGTCCAGCGTGACAACGTGAAACTCCTCCTGCACGCCGTCGGTGGCGAGGCGTGCGAAGCGACGCCGGCAGAACGCGAGGGCTGACGCGGTGCCGGTGATCGTTGCCTCGGGCGGGGCCTCCGCCGCGGCCGCCACCCGACGGCCCAGTTCCACCGCGGCGAGCACCCGGCCCAGCGTCCGCCGCTTCAGGCCCGGGACCGCCTCGCCCAGCTCCGCGTCGCCCACCGAGAGCAGCCGCCGCACGTCCCCACCGCACAGGCCCATGATCCGCCGGCCGGCCTCCTCGGCGTCGGCCTTGGTCCGTGTGTCCGCGTCCACCACCACGGCCACCAGTTCCGCGTCGGTCATGCCGGCCGCGCCGTCACGCCGGATGCGCTCACGGGCGACGTCAACGCCCACCGCGGAACGCCGGGGGTAGAGGCCGGCGGAGGGGTTCGGGTGGCTGGAAGGCTGAAAGGTCATCGCATCGCTCCAAGGGGCACCGCTCGGGCGCCGGGTGTCGGGATGCAGGGGTCGCGCGAATCTCACGCTCTCGGGCCAACACGTTTTTGGCCCCTCCCTGCACAAGCAGGGAGGGAGGGGTCAAAACACGCAGCTCTCACCGGGCTGCCGCCCGGAGCGACCGCAGCGCGGGCACGCCATAACGGAGGCGAGGAGGGCGGGAGGATCTGATCGCAGCGCAGCGGAGAACTCCACGCGGAGCGAGGAGGCGGGTCAGATCCGAGTGGCCGACGAGCCGACGGCGGGGCGTGACGGCGCGGAGGAAGAGGAGGGCGGTGGCCCGGTGCGGCCAGCCGGTCCCCTCGGGGGCCGGCGTTCCTTCGCCCGCCTGATGGCTCGTTGCGGCCGCCTGCGGCTACGGCCTGTCAAGATAGGGCATCGCTGCCCGCATTGCATCGTGTTCGTGCCCGTAGGCGGGGCGGGCGGTGCCCTCGCGGAGCAGCTTCCCGATGGTGAGGCGTGGAACGCCCCGGGCCACTCGAACCTTCGCGTCGTCCGGGAAGTCGGTCCGCTCCAGGCTGGCCGCGGCGACGCCGCCGTCGTCGCTGACCAAGAGGTAGAGGGGTGGGGGGATGCTCAAGGGACCGCCGGTTTACAACGCGGGGCGTCAATGTGCGTGCGCTTGTGGCTGCGCCGCCTGGCGTTGAGCCTGCTCAAGCGGACGCCGGGAAGGCAACGGGGTGTCGGGGCAGGGCCCCGACCGCGCGGCGACCCGGAGGGGAGCCGCGCGCGGCCGAGACCCGGCCACGGCGAAGCGTTCGCACGACCGCTCCAGGCCCCCAGCCCCGGGCTCACTCGGGGCCGGTCTTTCGGTCCTCCGCCGCCGGGCGGATCAGGTCAACCGCCTTCTGCGCAGCGCCCGCCGCCTTCAGGAAGAAGCCGCTGTCGGTCTGCATCCGGTCCAGCCAGCCAGCGACGTACGCGGCGCTCATCTCCTCGGTGACCGGGGCAATCCCGCAGTGAGCACAGAGCAGGGACGCCGCCAGCTCCGCGACCATCTCCTCCTCGGCGTAAGGATCCAGCAGTCCGGAGCCCGCCTCGGTGATGCCCCTGCGGCCCAGCCGCGACGCGTGCCCGGTGCTGTGCGCGATCTCGTGGAAGAGCGTTGAGAAGTAGGCCTCGGGCGTTTCGTAGCTCGCCAGCGGCGGCGTCACCACCACGTCGGTGCGGCAGTTGTAGTGCGGGGTGACCTCCATCTCCACGCACCCCGGGGCCCCGGGCGACCGCAGGAAGCCGGTCGCCACCTCGGCGCAGGCCCGCAGCTCGGGCGGGCAGGCGTCGGGCTCCAGCGGGACCTCCCCCGGCGCGGCCTCGGTGTCCAGCCCGTCGACGTCCTCGACGTTGAAGACGTTGTATGTCTTGAGGAAGGCCACCCGCTTCTTCTCCCCGCTGGGGTTCTTCTTGTCCTCCTTCTCCATGAAGTTCCAGAAAACGATGGGCACGCTCTTGGATCCGGCCCGCACCTGCCCCCCGGCTTGAGCCGCCTGGCGGTAGGTCATCCACAGCGGCCGGGTGAAGCCGCGCTTCCGCTCGGCGAGCCAGAGCAGGAAGACGTTCACGCCCCGGTACTTCTTCCCGGTGACGAGGTTGGCCGGCAGGAATCCCGACTCGGTGCCGGTGTGCTGGGGCCGCCACGGGACGGTTCCCGCCGTCAAGGCCTCCACGATTCGGTCGGTGACCTCTTGGGCGATGTCCCGGCGGGGCTTGGGGGCGTCCTTGCGGGCGGGCTTGCGGGTGCGGGTGCTGGACGATCGGGAAACGGAAGCGGACACGGCGAACTCCTGGAGCCCACAAGGGGCGGGATGAATCGCAGGGGCTACGCGTGTCGCTGCACGCTCCGGGCCAAGCCATTGCTTTTGGCCCTCCCTGCGCAGGCAGGGAGGGAGGGCCAACAGCAACCAACACAGGGGGCTCTCCCGGGGCGAAGCGACCGAGAGGCGGGAACGGCATGACGGAGCGGGACGGGGCCTCTGGGATCTGATCGCCCCAGCCGACGCAGTCGGCTCGGGCGACCGCGAAGCGGCGGGTCAGATCACGAGCCCCTCGCCCCGCGACGGCGGGACGTTCAGGCCGTCAGGGAGTGCAGCCACGGGTGGGCCCCGGCTTGCCGGCTCCGCCGGCGGACCTCAGAAGGCGGGCGAAGCCCGCCCCGACGGCTGCCCGGCCGCGCCGGGTGTCCTCTGCTTGCGGCCCGGAAGCGGGAGCAACCGGGACTGGACGCCGCGCGGGGCCCAGAGGGGCCTCCGGGGGCGGGAAGCCCAGCCGGGAACCGGCTCGGCGGCCTGCGGAAGCAGGGCCCGCCCACGAGTCCCCCGCGCCGCCCCCGTGGCGGACGGCCCGGGGGCCGAGCGAGCAAACCCGCACCGGAACCCGCCCGGCGGCCACGCCGCCGGTCCGCTCCCCGGCCGGGCGACGGCCGCGGGGCTGGCCGTCCCCGGCGAGCCCCGCGGCCCCAAGCCGGGCCGCTTCCGCCCCCCAAGATCAACCGCCGCCCGGGCGGCCGGGCGATGTGCCTGCGCAGCGGGGACACGGCCCGGTCGCTCGGGCTTCCGAGGGCGGGCCACGTTGCCCGCACGCCTCCGGTGGGCGCTCCTCCGTGCCACTCCAGTCAAGACCCATCCGGAACCACCAGGCGGGATCCCGCCACCCCGCCCGGCCGCTGTCGTCAGTACTCGTCCGGGAACAGGATCGTCGTTGAGCTGCGGTCCGCTTCGGTGATGACGTAAACCTCGCCGTGGGGGGTGTCGAAGCGGCTGAGGACGCGGCCCCCGTGCTTCACCGCGAGGCGGTTGGCCTCGGCGTCATTGGGGCACAGAAGTCCAATGTCCCCCCGGAGGTGTCGCCGGAGGAGCCCGGCGAGATCTCTGATGGTGAAGATCTGCACCACACTGACGGTGGCGACAGTGCGGCCGAGCGGGAAGGCGCGGGTGGGGTTCATGGTCTGGGGTCTTCGGGTGGGGTGGGTGAGGAACACCCACGCGGAAGACCGCCCCGCGGGAGCGGGGCGATCGACCTCGGCGGAACGAAGAGAAACCGCGTGCCGGTGCCGCCGGCAGCGGATCCGGCCTGGGGCGGTGGGGTCAGTCCCCGCCGCCGGCTTCTTCTTGAGCCTCGTGGATCCAGTCGAAGGCCAGCGAGGCGACCTTCTCGAGGATGGGCAGGTCCTGCAGCCCGAAGCTGGTGGAGTCCTTCCACTCCCCGTCGACCTGGTAGCCGCGGGAGAAGGTGGCTTGGTGCCGGACGCCGCTCTGAGTCTCGTTGGCCCAGATGGCCGCCTTGATGGTGCCCACGCGGACGGTGTGGGCGGGACGGGTGGTGTTGCTGTGGTGCTTCGCCATGAGAGGGTTTCCTTTCGGAGGGGGGTGAGGGGGTCCGTACGCAAGAACGGCGGGCCCCCTCACCCCCCGGGAGGAAACCGCCGGCGGGTCCGCCGCGGGCGAGACCGGCGCAGCGACCGGAGGCGGGAGCGGCGTGCCGGAGGCGAGGGTGTGCCGGGAATCTGATCGCCCCCAGTCATGGGGAGCGACCCGAGCGCAGAGAGGGCGGGTCCGATTCCGGGTGCTCCCGCAGCCGACGGCGGGACGCTCAGGCCGGATGGGAAGCGCAGCGGGCTCGACCGTGGAGGCCACGCCGGCACAGGCGAAGCACGACGTCGCCCCCGCACGTCCTGCCACATCCTCGTGGTGCTCTCTCACCCGGCCGGCTCGTGCAACGCGACCCGGCGGTCGACTTCAAAACGCTCTCGCGTGGTGACGTGACGGGGGCAAAGGCTCCGCCCGCTCGCGCTCCTCACCGCCCATCCAGAAGATGGCCCGGCCTTCACGATCCACGCGTCGTGGGCTTTGACGGTGGGGCGGTCCTGCAGGCCGCACGGCCGGGGTTGCAGTTGGTGGCCTTTGCCCGGCGCCCCTCTCCATCGGGTGGTCGATCGTCCCGCTCTCGCGGGGCGGCGCAGCCTCTTCTTCGCCCATCCCGCTCGGAGCAGCCGGGTCAGATTCAACCCGCGTCGACCGATCATTCGTCCGCCACCTTGTTGTTTCGAGAGCGACCCTCCACGAAGTTTGCTGGTCGCCGCGCTCGGGTTCGTGCCCATGTCGATCGCCACCGTCAGCGGAGCCGAGGTGCAGAAGTCGCTGGCCGCCGTCGTCATCGGCGGGGCCGTCAGCACCACCCTGCTGATGCTGGTCGTGCTTCCGGCGATCTGCCGGATCTGGCTTCCGATCGACCCAAGGGTTCCGCGGGGACCCAGTTGAGCGACCGCGAGCCAACGATGAGGCAATGCCACGGCTCCAGCACCTCTCCAGCGGCGACCGCAACTGCCGGTTCATGCCCGTCGACCGGCGGGTGCCTTTCCGACTCAGTGCGTTCTGGCGGCACCTCGACGACCTCGGGCTGACCCATCCAGACCGGCTGGATCCGGAGCGTCTGATCCGGCGTGGTTGGCTCCGCCCTCTGTTCACCCTCTCCGCGGAGAAGGCTGGCTCTGAGGACGCCCCCAGCCGGGTCGATCTCTGGCTCGGCACCCGCCTCGGCGACCGCTTCGACTCCTTTGCAGGCGACTGGTGGTCGGCTGACCTGGACCGGGTCGAAGACCCCGACACCGACGCGATCCTGGCGGCCGGCCGGGAGCCGACCGCCCCCCAAGCGGGCGAAGAAGACGATTGGCACGCGGACCGGATCGAGGTCTACCGGTACCACCAGGCCTTCCTGGTTGCCGATTTGCAGGAGCGCTGCACGTCCCGGAGCGACCCCCTCGCGTGCGATCTCGACGGGGCGCACGCGGCGCTGCAAAGCAACCAGCAGCGTCAAGCCCGCGAAGCCGCTGCCGTTCGAAAGCAGTGGGCAGACATCGCACCCGTCCTCGACCGCGTCTCGCTCTGGCGGACCGCCGTGAGCACCCACGCATTCCCGGGCCTGACGCCGGCGGACGGATCCGACGCCTGGGTCTGGGCCGACGCGGAAGCCGACCTGCTCGCTCGCGACGCCGAGACCGGCGCGGCGTGGGAGGAGGACATCCGCGCCGCGTACCTGACGACCTGGGAGCGGTGGCGGAGGATGCTCCCCGGGGGGCCGCTCGCCTCCCCCAAGCTCGTCGGCCTGTTCCGCCAGGACGTGCAGCACGCGATCGCGGCTGCAGAGACCACCACCGGGCAAAGCGTCGACTTCCTCGACGAAACTTGGGACTACGGGCGCCCCTGGCACGCGGACGCGAGCAGGGGTCGCCGCTCCTGGGCGAGGCTGCTGGAGGTGCTGCCCTTCGAAGAAGACGTCGCGATGGTGGAGTTTCCCGTGCGGGCCCGCATCTACCTCCGCGGCCTCCAGCACATGGCGTGTCGAACGCTCGACGAGACCGACCTCTTCCAGGCCGTCTCGCCGGTCCGGCACCGGCCACTCGTCAACCGCATCCTCCTGAGCTTCCGCCGCACGCACGAGGACCTCGATGTGAGTCTCAGCAGCGACCCGAGAGCCGTCCTCCCAGCGAAGGAGCGGATCACCAGCATCCACCAGACCCTCCTTGACCTCGAGAAGGCGCTCATCGCCTGGAGCATCCGGGTCACGAACCCGGCGAAGGAGCCAGACCTCAGAAAGTGCATGAAGCAACTGCTCGGATTCATGCTGGACCAGCAGGGCTGGTCTGGTGGGGAGATCGCCACCCGGAAGGGACAGCTCGAGAAGCTCTGCGAGGGACGCAGTGGGAGCAAGGCGCACATCACAGGCGAGCTTCCGCTCATCGACATGGCCGATGTTCCGCAGGCGCCGCCGGCGTTGCAGGAGTTCTTCATCGCCGCGGTCAACTTCCTCGTGGGCCGGAACCACGCCGCGCACAGCTCCAGCGTCGATCGATCCATCATCTATGTGCAAAAGGACGAGGAGCGGGACGAGCACGTCGGCGGGCGGATCCTCACCGGCGCTCTCGTGGTGTTCATGGAGCTGACGGCCGCCCTCGCTGAGGAGGCGGGAACGGCTGCTACCGGCACCGGTGGTG
This genomic interval from Phycisphaera mikurensis NBRC 102666 contains the following:
- a CDS encoding JAB domain-containing protein is translated as MTFQPSSHPNPSAGLYPRRSAVGVDVARERIRRDGAAGMTDAELVAVVVDADTRTKADAEEAGRRIMGLCGGDVRRLLSVGDAELGEAVPGLKRRTLGRVLAAVELGRRVAAAAEAPPEATITGTASALAFCRRRFARLATDGVQEEFHVVTLDTRHHVIGTHRVTVGTLDASLVHPREVFRPTLRDAAAAVLLVHNHPSGDPSPSPEDHAVTRRLEAAGRTLGVEVLDHIVVASQGSVSIRAAG
- a CDS encoding efflux RND transporter permease subunit produces the protein MLVAALGFVPMSIATVSGAEVQKSLAAVVIGGAVSTTLLMLVVLPAICRIWLPIDPRVPRGPS
- a CDS encoding SprT-like domain-containing protein; its protein translation is MEKPTAETYGALQRAFDHFNTELFGGRLAPVVFVFLRKPGMRGAFRSAAWKRRGKGGAAGSGGAVDTADEIALNPDYLLDHDAVEVLGTLVHEQVHQFQVLTGTPSRPTYHNAEWADMAEAVGLRPTATGAVGGARVGQKMEHLVEPGGRFEASAERLLAAGWDLCWEARATGSGAAAPEGENAGAEPAVEPPVSSKLAYFCPACGLRAWAKPKTNLMCGDCLRHLKVDID
- a CDS encoding ArdC family protein translates to MSASVSRSSSTRTRKPARKDAPKPRRDIAQEVTDRIVEALTAGTVPWRPQHTGTESGFLPANLVTGKKYRGVNVFLLWLAERKRGFTRPLWMTYRQAAQAGGQVRAGSKSVPIVFWNFMEKEDKKNPSGEKKRVAFLKTYNVFNVEDVDGLDTEAAPGEVPLEPDACPPELRACAEVATGFLRSPGAPGCVEMEVTPHYNCRTDVVVTPPLASYETPEAYFSTLFHEIAHSTGHASRLGRRGITEAGSGLLDPYAEEEMVAELAASLLCAHCGIAPVTEEMSAAYVAGWLDRMQTDSGFFLKAAGAAQKAVDLIRPAAEDRKTGPE